TCGAATTGTTTTTCTGTGAAGTTGCGGAACTGCTGCTGCAGTTGCTCATCGTCTCTGTAGCGTGTCCACAGGTAAGCATCTCCGGGCAACATGCCATCGAATGGTAATACTGCTCTGCCACCGTTTTCGTTGCAGAGTTCCATTTCGATGCGCAGGTTTTCGGGTTCACCGGATTTGATGATACCATTACCGAATTTCGCAACATCTGTTGTTACCATTTCATTTACATTGGCTACAATAACTTCGTTGCCGATGATATAATGAGAGAGATAGTTAACATTATGTATCACTACATTGTCGCCGAAATCGCAGGAGCAGATGGTGCTGTGGTATAGCCCCACCGGTAGTTTCAGGCTACGGTGCTCCAGGTAGTATGGCTCCAGCTTACCGATGCGCACCATCCCGAAAAAGTGACAGTGCTGCACCAGCTGCGGATTAAATTCATTCGAAACGAAGATGTTGTTCCAGTTATCAGAGGTATTGTCGTTGCGTACGAGTGCTTCCAGTTCGTATGCCGTCAATTGGCGGTACTGATCATGGTTTTTCCATTGTTCGTTTCTTAAATAGTATTCATCTTTTCCTTTAGGAAGTTCACCTTCGATAAAGTTATACCCCAGTTCATCAAGGGGCATTTTTCGGATTTTGTTCATGGATACACTATTCTTAGATCTATTCTACAGTTACGCTCTTAGCGAGATTTCTCGGCTTATCAACATCGTACCCTTTCGATACGCCAATATGATATGCCAGTAACTGCAAAGGTATGACACTAATAATTGGTGCCACCAGTTCATCTGCTGCCGGAACCACAATTACATCATCTACCATTGGAGGGATGATTTGGTCGCCTTCTGTTACAACCGCTATCACCTTGCCTTTGCGGGCTTTTATCTCCTGGATGTTAGACACGATTTTTTCGTAAAAACTATCTTTTGTTGCCACAATAACTACCGGCAGGTTTTCATCTACCAGTGCGATAGGTCCGTGTTTCATTTCTGCAGCAGGGTAGCCTTCAGCATGTATATACGAAATTTCTTTCAGCTTCAGTGCGCCTTCCAGTGCTACCGGGAAATTGTAGCCACGGCCCAGGTACAGGAAGTCGCGTGCATCTTTGTATTTCTCTCCAATCTTTTTTACCTGCTCATTTAATTTCAAGGCAGTAGCTACTTTTTCAGAAATAGCATCCATTTCACCAAGCAGGTGCTGGAAGCGCTGCGGCGTGATAGTACCTTTTTCTATTCCTACTTTCAGGCCTATCAGGGCCAGTACGGTGAGCTGTGCAGTGAATGCCTTGGTGCTGGCAACGCCAATTTCAGGGCCTGCATGCGTGTAGGCGCCGGCATCGGATATACGCGCAATGGAAGAACCTACCACGTTACAAACACCCAGGATAATAGCGCCTTTTTGTTTGGCGGCTTCTATTGCTACCAGCGTGTCGGCAGTTTCTCCGGACTGTGATACCGCGATGATCACATCTCCTTTACCTACCACCGGATTTCTGTATCGGAACTCGGATGCATATTCTACTTCCACCGGTATGCGGCAAAGTTCTTCGATCATGTATTCTGCTACCAGGCCTGCATGCCAGCTGGTGCCACAGGCAACGATGATGATACGGTTTGCATTTTTCAGCAATTCCATATGATCACGGATACCGCCTAATGTAAGGGTACCATTTTTGGCATCCAGGCGGCCGCGTAAGCTGTCATAGATCGTTTGTGGCTGTTCGAATATCTCTTTCAGCATGAAGTGATCATAACCACCTTTTTCAATGGCAGCCAGGTCTATATCCAGTTTCTGAATATATGGCGTCTGACGTTCGTTGCTGATATTTTTTAAGATCAGCTCATCATTTTTGATGATGGCGATTTCATAATCATTTACATACACTACTTCTTTCGTGTATTCTACAATAGGAGAGGCGTCGGAAGCAAGGAAATGCTCGCCCTTGCCAACACCTATTACGAGCGGACTTCCTTTCCTGGCGGCTATCAGCGTATCAGGATTTTCCTGGTCTATCAGTACAATTACATAAGCACCTACTACTCTTTTTAGTGCAATACGTAATGCTTCTTCGAGGGTGGAGTTGTTACTTTTTTTGATTTCTTCAATAAAGTGAAGGAGTACTTCTGTATCGGTATCGCTTTGAAAAACA
This window of the Chitinophaga sp. Cy-1792 genome carries:
- the glmS gene encoding glutamine--fructose-6-phosphate transaminase (isomerizing): MCGIVAYLGQREAYPIVLKGLKRLEYRGYDSAGVAIINDGLKVYKKKDKVAALEEYCTGKDMRSHIAIGHTRWATHGEPCDRNAHPHLSQDGKLAMVHNGIIENYVQLKQELENKGHVFQSDTDTEVLLHFIEEIKKSNNSTLEEALRIALKRVVGAYVIVLIDQENPDTLIAARKGSPLVIGVGKGEHFLASDASPIVEYTKEVVYVNDYEIAIIKNDELILKNISNERQTPYIQKLDIDLAAIEKGGYDHFMLKEIFEQPQTIYDSLRGRLDAKNGTLTLGGIRDHMELLKNANRIIIVACGTSWHAGLVAEYMIEELCRIPVEVEYASEFRYRNPVVGKGDVIIAVSQSGETADTLVAIEAAKQKGAIILGVCNVVGSSIARISDAGAYTHAGPEIGVASTKAFTAQLTVLALIGLKVGIEKGTITPQRFQHLLGEMDAISEKVATALKLNEQVKKIGEKYKDARDFLYLGRGYNFPVALEGALKLKEISYIHAEGYPAAEMKHGPIALVDENLPVVIVATKDSFYEKIVSNIQEIKARKGKVIAVVTEGDQIIPPMVDDVIVVPAADELVAPIISVIPLQLLAYHIGVSKGYDVDKPRNLAKSVTVE